A region of the Candidatus Zixiibacteriota bacterium genome:
ATTTAAGATTATATCTTTTCCCACCACAGCCACGACATAGTCCAAAGTATCCTGTGCCGGAATAGACAGGGGGGGGAAAAGCAGGAACAAGCTGAGCAAAAATATGCTCTTTATTATCTTCATATTCTTTAAATGCTCTTACCGGGTGACCTGGGAGTCTGCAGCCCACCCGAATTTCTCTATTTTCGCTTTTTTCTTCAATTCCTCCAGCAGGCTGGAAATTGCCTGGTTCCTTTTCTCCTGGAGCAGCTGGCTCATCAGGGTCGTTTTTACCTCCTCGAAATCCCGGATGCTTCCCTTCGGTTTTCTGTCTGTGACCTTCAGGATGTGGTAGCCCATTGCGGTCTTGAAAGGCGAGGAGACCATCCCGGTTTGAAGGCCAGAAGCTACCCCGGCTATGAGCGGATGCATATTGGAGAGACTGAAGTATCCAATATCTCCCCCAGTATTTCTGGTAAGTGAGTCCAAGGATAATTCCCGGGCTAAAAGCTCGAAATCCTCACCCTTCTTCAGCCGGGCATAAGCTGAGCCTGCCTGTTCCCTGGTAGGAAAAAGGATGTGGCTGGCCCTGACCTCATCCTGATCCCTTTTGAAAAGAGCCTGATTCTGTTCATAAAATTTTCTGGCTTCATCTTCTGAGATCTGAATCTGTTTGGTTATCTGACCCTGGAGCAAACTGATAACCATCACATCCTTGCCTGCCTGCTCGATCCTTTCTTTCACCTCAGGATTTTTTTCCAGACCTCTTCTTTTAGCTTCCTCATAAAAAAGCTGGTTATCGATC
Encoded here:
- a CDS encoding peptidylprolyl isomerase gives rise to the protein MKKLTLLLSIFSLLIAFGCQSSQNSPDGKVMAKVNGQELTEEQINAELSLAYADNIPAQARKDYLNRWIDNQLFYEEAKRRGLEKNPEVKERIEQAGKDVMVISLLQGQITKQIQISEDEARKFYEQNQALFKRDQDEVRASHILFPTREQAGSAYARLKKGEDFELLARELSLDSLTRNTGGDIGYFSLSNMHPLIAGVASGLQTGMVSSPFKTAMGYHILKVTDRKPKGSIRDFEEVKTTLMSQLLQEKRNQAISSLLEELKKKAKIEKFGWAADSQVTR